One Aquipuribacter hungaricus DNA window includes the following coding sequences:
- a CDS encoding helix-turn-helix domain-containing protein, with the protein MRKTLELSPLLLTPEEVAHILRVGRSRVYDLMRSHRLISVKIGGSRRVPIVAVQQYIDDLVSGEAS; encoded by the coding sequence ATGAGGAAGACACTAGAGTTGAGCCCGCTCCTGCTGACCCCGGAGGAGGTGGCGCACATCCTCAGGGTTGGCCGGTCGAGGGTGTACGACCTGATGCGGTCGCACCGCCTAATCTCCGTCAAGATCGGAGGGTCCCGTCGGGTGCCCATTGTGGCAGTGCAGCAGTACATCGATGACTTGGTGAGTGGGGAGGCCAGCTAG